The following DNA comes from Acidicapsa ligni.
TCCTTGGGAATTGCGCCCTCAGGCACATGCAGGTGGATGTCCAGGTTGCGATAGAAATCGCGTGGAAGTCCAAGCGCGTGCGCCTTGCCGCGAATGTAGCTGAGTGCGGCCTGGGCCGACTCCTGCATGACATCGCCGAGTTGACCGGTGATGGTCAGCTTACCCTTGCCGTCCAAAATCTGGACCTCAGTAGTAAGGATGCTGCCGCCAACTTCCGTCCATGCGAGGCCGGTGACCAAGCCGATTTCGCTTTTTTCGTGGACTTCAGAATCGCGGAAGCGAGCCACGCCGAGAAACTCGTGGATATTGGCTCCGGTGATCTCCTCGGTGTGCTTGGCGCCGTTCTTGACGACACGGCGAGCTACCTTGCGGCAGAGATTACCGATTTCGCGCTCAAGGTTGCGAACGCCCGCCTCGCGAGTGTAGTGGCGGATGATGGCCAGAATCGCATCATCGTGGAAGGAGATGTTCTTCTCGGTCAGGCCAGTGGCTTCACGCTGCTTTTTGAGCAGGTAATTGCGGGCGATTTCGAGCTTTTCGACCTCGGTATAGCCATGCAGGCGCAGGATTTCCATGCGGTCCTGCAATGGCGCCGGAATGGTGTGCAGCACGTTCGCCGTAGCTACAAACAGCACTTCCGAGAGGTCGTAGTCGACGTCGAGGTAGTGATCCTGGAACGTGGTGTTCTGTTCCGGGTCGAGAACTTCGAGCAGAGCGGATGCCGGGTCGCCACGGAAGTCCGAAGCCATCTTGTCTACTTCGTCCAGCAGGAAGACAGGATTCTTGGTGCCGGCTTTTTTCATGGCCTGGATAATCTGGCCGGGTAGGGCCCCTATGTAGGTGCGGCGATGGCCACGAATCTCGGCCTCATCCCGTACACCGCCAAGCGAGAGGCGCACAAATTTGCGTCCCGTTGCCTTGGCAATCGACATGCCGAGCGAGGTTTTGCCTACGCCCGGAGGTCCAGCGAAGCAGAGAATCGACCCCTTCGGATTTTTGACCAACTGACGCACCGCGAGGAACTCAAGGATACGCTCCTTGATCTTTTCCAGGCCGTAGTGGTCTTCGTTCAGGACTTTTTCAGCATGCTCGACGCTGCGCGTTTCCTTGGATTTTTTCTTCCACGGCACGGCAAGTAGCCAGTCGAGATAGTTGCGGCTTACGGTCGATTCGGCAGACATGGGAGGCATCGCTTCAAGCTTTTTGAGCTCCTGGATAGCCTTTTCCATCACTTCCTTGTTCATGCC
Coding sequences within:
- the lon gene encoding endopeptidase La translates to MTTTREKNESRKLPMMPIRDMVIFPYMVTPFVVGRESSVRSLEEALNGDRKIFLATQHDASVDEPKAKEIYQVGTICNIVQSVKMPDGNIKVLVEGVERAKSSEITDTDGFFVATVRKGKSNFEMTPGSEALMQRVTTLFESYVKLQQSLNYETMIASVRMDEPAKLSDVIAANLQLGIEEKQELLGIFDPAARLARIADVLDVEIEKLDMDRNIQSRVKRQMERAQKEYYLNEKIKAIQKELGRGEKNEFDELKKKIETSGMNKEVMEKAIQELKKLEAMPPMSAESTVSRNYLDWLLAVPWKKKSKETRSVEHAEKVLNEDHYGLEKIKERILEFLAVRQLVKNPKGSILCFAGPPGVGKTSLGMSIAKATGRKFVRLSLGGVRDEAEIRGHRRTYIGALPGQIIQAMKKAGTKNPVFLLDEVDKMASDFRGDPASALLEVLDPEQNTTFQDHYLDVDYDLSEVLFVATANVLHTIPAPLQDRMEILRLHGYTEVEKLEIARNYLLKKQREATGLTEKNISFHDDAILAIIRHYTREAGVRNLEREIGNLCRKVARRVVKNGAKHTEEITGANIHEFLGVARFRDSEVHEKSEIGLVTGLAWTEVGGSILTTEVQILDGKGKLTITGQLGDVMQESAQAALSYIRGKAHALGLPRDFYRNLDIHLHVPEGAIPKDGPSAGITMATALASALAKIPVRRDIAMTGEITLRGKVLPIGGLKEKLLAAQRAGVFEVILPAANEKDTHDLPEGLKSAMKLHFVDQMDEVLRIALESPLTALIEPDAESMATIPTGDLGSGQVARQ